A stretch of the Perca flavescens isolate YP-PL-M2 chromosome 10, PFLA_1.0, whole genome shotgun sequence genome encodes the following:
- the dele1 gene encoding death ligand signal enhancer isoform X1, with amino-acid sequence MWRVQGFVGRVLHRCHGSTPLRLPQNQGQSQGLGEVEVINSSAVLSSSRHSSDISSQKEEGGERRKKQRTFQFGYAELPRYTALDAVGWGAAAVLFMQICRRIHSQFSSSTEPNPIPGALTAPSTLHKCGYRILLEILSRRDVLPTGSSVLCLQGVPERQDKDQSLSSSSGDSSLHSSSEQDHLTADCSLSDQQRALPNQDSPIPEEPLLSASCTLQNDANRDNTETTDANDKDMLSDEERLAGAALNLRHVGETSIPVILNIIGLQSSKSENYEEAFTCFVAAAQQGYGKAQFNTGVCYETGRGVSKNKEKALYYYWQAAVGGHRQAQYRYAKLLLTSRGHQSLEELKTAISLLEQAAAAGLTKAQVCLASVYTQEPVRDRSRSVHYLKMAAESGDDTALLFLGQCFESGFGVEQNLRTAIEYYKRAAQAGNKHAKSLVTPPSDTFSKAEDAVLRSIRSAPCFSAADRRLQQRLSSLGSRVSPSTSRPVTLPLLPHSWSTGSLCAPPPLSYTPLHLHPSSEGGACQWTVGIG; translated from the exons TTCTGCACCGATGCCATGGCAGCACCCCCCTGCGACTTCCCCAGAACCAGGGGCAGTCTCAGGGACTGGGGGAGGTTGAGGTCATCAACAGCTCAGCTGTCCTCTCCAGCTCTCGACACTCCTCTGACATCAG CTCTCAGAAAGAGGAGggtggagagaggaggaagaaacaGAGGACCTTTCAGTTTGGCTATGCTGAGCTTCCACGTTACACAGCCCTGGATGCTGTGGGATGG GGTGCTGCAGCAGTTCTGTTCATGCAGATCTGCAGGAGGATCCACTCCCAGTTCTCCTCAAGCACTGAGCCGAATCCGATCCCTGGAGCCCTGACAGCACCCTCCACTCTGCACAAGTGTGGCTACCGCATCCTGCTGGAGATCT TGTCTAGACGAGACGTCCTGCCCACAGGAAGCAGTGTGTTGTGTCTGCAGGGGGTGCCAGAGAGACAGGACAAAGACCAGTCTCTGAGCAGCAGTTCAGGTGACTCCAGTCTCCACAGCAGCAGTGAACAGGACCATCTGACTGCTGACTGCTCCCTCTCTGACCAACAGAGGGCACTCCCAAACCAGGATTCTCCTATACCCG AAGAACCCCTTCTGTCAGCATCCTGTACTTTGCAGAATGATGCCAACCgagacaacacagagactacAGACGCTAATGACAAG GACATGTTGTCTGATGAGGAGAGGCTGGCAGGAGCAGCATTGAATCTCAGACATGTGGGCGAAACCAGCATTCCCGTTATCCTCAACATCATTG GTCTACAAAGTTCCAAGAGTGAGAACTACGAGGAAGCTTTTACATGTTTTGTAGCTGCAGCTCAGCAGGGTTACGGCAAGGCCCAGTTTAACACGGGTGTGTGCTACGAGACAGGCAGAGGAGTCAGCAAGAACAAAGAGAAG gCTTTGTATTACTACTGGCAGGCAGCGGTTGGGGGTCACAGACAGGCTCAGTACCGCTATGCAAAGCTGCTCCTGACCAGCAGGGGGCACCAGAGTTTAGAGGAGCTGAAAACAGCCATCAGCTTACTGGAACAGGCTGCTGCAGCTGGACTCACCAAG GCTCAGGTCTGCCTGGCCTCGGTCTACACTCAGGAGCCGGTGAGAGACAGGAGCAGGTCTGTCCACTACCTGAAGATGGCTGCAGAGAGCGGA GACGACACCGCCCTGCTGTTCCTGGGTCAGTGTTTTGAGAGTGGCTTTGGGGTGGAGCAGAATCTGAGGACAGCGATTGAATACTACAAACGAGCGGCTCAAGCAGGCAACAAGCACGCTAAAAGCTTAGTGACGCCTCCTAGTGATACATTCAGTAAGG cAGAAGATGCCGTGTTGCGCTCCATCCGTTCAGCTCCGTGTTTCTCTGCAGCCGACCGTCGGCTCCAGCAGCGGCTTTCCTCTCTCGGCAGTCGCGTCTCTCCCTCCACCAGTCGCCCCGTCACCCTTCCCCTCCTGCCTCACTCGTGGAGCACCGGGAGCCTGTGTGCCCCCCCGCCGCTGTCCTACACGCCTCTTCACCTCCACCCCagcagtgagggaggagccTGCCAGTGGACTGTAGGGATAGGATAG
- the dele1 gene encoding death ligand signal enhancer isoform X3, translating into MWRVQGFVGRVLHRCHGSTPLRLPQNQGQSQGLGEVEVINSSAVLSSSRHSSDISSQKEEGGERRKKQRTFQFGYAELPRYTALDAVGWGAAAVLFMQICRRIHSQFSSSTEPNPIPGALTAPSTLHKCGYRILLEILSRRDVLPTGSSVLCLQGVPERQDKDQSLSSSSGDSSLHSSSEQDHLTADCSLSDQQRALPNQDSPIPEPLLSASCTLQNDANRDNTETTDANDKDMLSDEERLAGAALNLRHVGETSIPVILNIIGLQSSKSENYEEAFTCFVAAAQQGYGKAQFNTGVCYETGRGVSKNKEKALYYYWQAAVGGHRQAQYRYAKLLLTSRGHQSLEELKTAISLLEQAAAAGLTKAQVCLASVYTQEPVRDRSRSVHYLKMAAESGDDTALLFLGQCFESGFGVEQNLRTAIEYYKRAAQAGNKHAKSLVTPPSDTFSKAEDAVLRSIRSAPCFSAADRRLQQRLSSLGSRVSPSTSRPVTLPLLPHSWSTGSLCAPPPLSYTPLHLHPSSEGGACQWTVGIG; encoded by the exons TTCTGCACCGATGCCATGGCAGCACCCCCCTGCGACTTCCCCAGAACCAGGGGCAGTCTCAGGGACTGGGGGAGGTTGAGGTCATCAACAGCTCAGCTGTCCTCTCCAGCTCTCGACACTCCTCTGACATCAG CTCTCAGAAAGAGGAGggtggagagaggaggaagaaacaGAGGACCTTTCAGTTTGGCTATGCTGAGCTTCCACGTTACACAGCCCTGGATGCTGTGGGATGG GGTGCTGCAGCAGTTCTGTTCATGCAGATCTGCAGGAGGATCCACTCCCAGTTCTCCTCAAGCACTGAGCCGAATCCGATCCCTGGAGCCCTGACAGCACCCTCCACTCTGCACAAGTGTGGCTACCGCATCCTGCTGGAGATCT TGTCTAGACGAGACGTCCTGCCCACAGGAAGCAGTGTGTTGTGTCTGCAGGGGGTGCCAGAGAGACAGGACAAAGACCAGTCTCTGAGCAGCAGTTCAGGTGACTCCAGTCTCCACAGCAGCAGTGAACAGGACCATCTGACTGCTGACTGCTCCCTCTCTGACCAACAGAGGGCACTCCCAAACCAGGATTCTCCTATACCCG AACCCCTTCTGTCAGCATCCTGTACTTTGCAGAATGATGCCAACCgagacaacacagagactacAGACGCTAATGACAAG GACATGTTGTCTGATGAGGAGAGGCTGGCAGGAGCAGCATTGAATCTCAGACATGTGGGCGAAACCAGCATTCCCGTTATCCTCAACATCATTG GTCTACAAAGTTCCAAGAGTGAGAACTACGAGGAAGCTTTTACATGTTTTGTAGCTGCAGCTCAGCAGGGTTACGGCAAGGCCCAGTTTAACACGGGTGTGTGCTACGAGACAGGCAGAGGAGTCAGCAAGAACAAAGAGAAG gCTTTGTATTACTACTGGCAGGCAGCGGTTGGGGGTCACAGACAGGCTCAGTACCGCTATGCAAAGCTGCTCCTGACCAGCAGGGGGCACCAGAGTTTAGAGGAGCTGAAAACAGCCATCAGCTTACTGGAACAGGCTGCTGCAGCTGGACTCACCAAG GCTCAGGTCTGCCTGGCCTCGGTCTACACTCAGGAGCCGGTGAGAGACAGGAGCAGGTCTGTCCACTACCTGAAGATGGCTGCAGAGAGCGGA GACGACACCGCCCTGCTGTTCCTGGGTCAGTGTTTTGAGAGTGGCTTTGGGGTGGAGCAGAATCTGAGGACAGCGATTGAATACTACAAACGAGCGGCTCAAGCAGGCAACAAGCACGCTAAAAGCTTAGTGACGCCTCCTAGTGATACATTCAGTAAGG cAGAAGATGCCGTGTTGCGCTCCATCCGTTCAGCTCCGTGTTTCTCTGCAGCCGACCGTCGGCTCCAGCAGCGGCTTTCCTCTCTCGGCAGTCGCGTCTCTCCCTCCACCAGTCGCCCCGTCACCCTTCCCCTCCTGCCTCACTCGTGGAGCACCGGGAGCCTGTGTGCCCCCCCGCCGCTGTCCTACACGCCTCTTCACCTCCACCCCagcagtgagggaggagccTGCCAGTGGACTGTAGGGATAGGATAG
- the dele1 gene encoding death ligand signal enhancer isoform X4, which yields MWRVQGFVGRVLHRCHGSTPLRLPQNQGQSQGLGEVEVINSSAVLSSSRHSSDISSQKEEGGERRKKQRTFQFGYAELPRYTALDAVGWGAAAVLFMQICRRIHSQFSSSTEPNPIPGALTAPSTLHKCGYRILLEILSRRDVLPTGSSVLCLQGVPERQDKDQSLSSSSGDSSLHSSSEQDHLTADCSLSDQQRALPNQDSPIPASCTLQNDANRDNTETTDANDKDMLSDEERLAGAALNLRHVGETSIPVILNIIGLQSSKSENYEEAFTCFVAAAQQGYGKAQFNTGVCYETGRGVSKNKEKALYYYWQAAVGGHRQAQYRYAKLLLTSRGHQSLEELKTAISLLEQAAAAGLTKAQVCLASVYTQEPVRDRSRSVHYLKMAAESGDDTALLFLGQCFESGFGVEQNLRTAIEYYKRAAQAGNKHAKSLVTPPSDTFSKAEDAVLRSIRSAPCFSAADRRLQQRLSSLGSRVSPSTSRPVTLPLLPHSWSTGSLCAPPPLSYTPLHLHPSSEGGACQWTVGIG from the exons TTCTGCACCGATGCCATGGCAGCACCCCCCTGCGACTTCCCCAGAACCAGGGGCAGTCTCAGGGACTGGGGGAGGTTGAGGTCATCAACAGCTCAGCTGTCCTCTCCAGCTCTCGACACTCCTCTGACATCAG CTCTCAGAAAGAGGAGggtggagagaggaggaagaaacaGAGGACCTTTCAGTTTGGCTATGCTGAGCTTCCACGTTACACAGCCCTGGATGCTGTGGGATGG GGTGCTGCAGCAGTTCTGTTCATGCAGATCTGCAGGAGGATCCACTCCCAGTTCTCCTCAAGCACTGAGCCGAATCCGATCCCTGGAGCCCTGACAGCACCCTCCACTCTGCACAAGTGTGGCTACCGCATCCTGCTGGAGATCT TGTCTAGACGAGACGTCCTGCCCACAGGAAGCAGTGTGTTGTGTCTGCAGGGGGTGCCAGAGAGACAGGACAAAGACCAGTCTCTGAGCAGCAGTTCAGGTGACTCCAGTCTCCACAGCAGCAGTGAACAGGACCATCTGACTGCTGACTGCTCCCTCTCTGACCAACAGAGGGCACTCCCAAACCAGGATTCTCCTATACCCG CATCCTGTACTTTGCAGAATGATGCCAACCgagacaacacagagactacAGACGCTAATGACAAG GACATGTTGTCTGATGAGGAGAGGCTGGCAGGAGCAGCATTGAATCTCAGACATGTGGGCGAAACCAGCATTCCCGTTATCCTCAACATCATTG GTCTACAAAGTTCCAAGAGTGAGAACTACGAGGAAGCTTTTACATGTTTTGTAGCTGCAGCTCAGCAGGGTTACGGCAAGGCCCAGTTTAACACGGGTGTGTGCTACGAGACAGGCAGAGGAGTCAGCAAGAACAAAGAGAAG gCTTTGTATTACTACTGGCAGGCAGCGGTTGGGGGTCACAGACAGGCTCAGTACCGCTATGCAAAGCTGCTCCTGACCAGCAGGGGGCACCAGAGTTTAGAGGAGCTGAAAACAGCCATCAGCTTACTGGAACAGGCTGCTGCAGCTGGACTCACCAAG GCTCAGGTCTGCCTGGCCTCGGTCTACACTCAGGAGCCGGTGAGAGACAGGAGCAGGTCTGTCCACTACCTGAAGATGGCTGCAGAGAGCGGA GACGACACCGCCCTGCTGTTCCTGGGTCAGTGTTTTGAGAGTGGCTTTGGGGTGGAGCAGAATCTGAGGACAGCGATTGAATACTACAAACGAGCGGCTCAAGCAGGCAACAAGCACGCTAAAAGCTTAGTGACGCCTCCTAGTGATACATTCAGTAAGG cAGAAGATGCCGTGTTGCGCTCCATCCGTTCAGCTCCGTGTTTCTCTGCAGCCGACCGTCGGCTCCAGCAGCGGCTTTCCTCTCTCGGCAGTCGCGTCTCTCCCTCCACCAGTCGCCCCGTCACCCTTCCCCTCCTGCCTCACTCGTGGAGCACCGGGAGCCTGTGTGCCCCCCCGCCGCTGTCCTACACGCCTCTTCACCTCCACCCCagcagtgagggaggagccTGCCAGTGGACTGTAGGGATAGGATAG
- the dele1 gene encoding death ligand signal enhancer isoform X2 → MWRVQGFVGRVLHRCHGSTPLRLPQNQGQSQGLGEVEVINSSAVLSSSRHSSDISSQKEEGGERRKKQRTFQFGYAELPRYTALDAVGWGAAAVLFMQICRRIHSQFSSSTEPNPIPGALTAPSTLHKCGYRILLEILSRRDVLPTGSSVLCLQGVPERQDKDQSLSSSSGDSSLHSSSEQDHLTADCSLSDQQRALPNQDSPIPEEPLLSASCTLQNDANRDNTETTDANDKDMLSDEERLAGAALNLRHVGETSIPVILNIIGLQSSKSENYEEAFTCFVAAAQQGYGKAQFNTGVCYETGRGVSKNKEKALYYYWQAAVGGHRQAQYRYAKLLLTSRGHQSLEELKTAISLLEQAAAAGLTKAQVCLASVYTQEPVRDRSRSVHYLKMAAESGDDTALLFLGQCFESGFGVEQNLRTAIEYYKRAAQAGNKHAKSLVTPPSDTFSKEDAVLRSIRSAPCFSAADRRLQQRLSSLGSRVSPSTSRPVTLPLLPHSWSTGSLCAPPPLSYTPLHLHPSSEGGACQWTVGIG, encoded by the exons TTCTGCACCGATGCCATGGCAGCACCCCCCTGCGACTTCCCCAGAACCAGGGGCAGTCTCAGGGACTGGGGGAGGTTGAGGTCATCAACAGCTCAGCTGTCCTCTCCAGCTCTCGACACTCCTCTGACATCAG CTCTCAGAAAGAGGAGggtggagagaggaggaagaaacaGAGGACCTTTCAGTTTGGCTATGCTGAGCTTCCACGTTACACAGCCCTGGATGCTGTGGGATGG GGTGCTGCAGCAGTTCTGTTCATGCAGATCTGCAGGAGGATCCACTCCCAGTTCTCCTCAAGCACTGAGCCGAATCCGATCCCTGGAGCCCTGACAGCACCCTCCACTCTGCACAAGTGTGGCTACCGCATCCTGCTGGAGATCT TGTCTAGACGAGACGTCCTGCCCACAGGAAGCAGTGTGTTGTGTCTGCAGGGGGTGCCAGAGAGACAGGACAAAGACCAGTCTCTGAGCAGCAGTTCAGGTGACTCCAGTCTCCACAGCAGCAGTGAACAGGACCATCTGACTGCTGACTGCTCCCTCTCTGACCAACAGAGGGCACTCCCAAACCAGGATTCTCCTATACCCG AAGAACCCCTTCTGTCAGCATCCTGTACTTTGCAGAATGATGCCAACCgagacaacacagagactacAGACGCTAATGACAAG GACATGTTGTCTGATGAGGAGAGGCTGGCAGGAGCAGCATTGAATCTCAGACATGTGGGCGAAACCAGCATTCCCGTTATCCTCAACATCATTG GTCTACAAAGTTCCAAGAGTGAGAACTACGAGGAAGCTTTTACATGTTTTGTAGCTGCAGCTCAGCAGGGTTACGGCAAGGCCCAGTTTAACACGGGTGTGTGCTACGAGACAGGCAGAGGAGTCAGCAAGAACAAAGAGAAG gCTTTGTATTACTACTGGCAGGCAGCGGTTGGGGGTCACAGACAGGCTCAGTACCGCTATGCAAAGCTGCTCCTGACCAGCAGGGGGCACCAGAGTTTAGAGGAGCTGAAAACAGCCATCAGCTTACTGGAACAGGCTGCTGCAGCTGGACTCACCAAG GCTCAGGTCTGCCTGGCCTCGGTCTACACTCAGGAGCCGGTGAGAGACAGGAGCAGGTCTGTCCACTACCTGAAGATGGCTGCAGAGAGCGGA GACGACACCGCCCTGCTGTTCCTGGGTCAGTGTTTTGAGAGTGGCTTTGGGGTGGAGCAGAATCTGAGGACAGCGATTGAATACTACAAACGAGCGGCTCAAGCAGGCAACAAGCACGCTAAAAGCTTAGTGACGCCTCCTAGTGATACATTCAGTAAGG AAGATGCCGTGTTGCGCTCCATCCGTTCAGCTCCGTGTTTCTCTGCAGCCGACCGTCGGCTCCAGCAGCGGCTTTCCTCTCTCGGCAGTCGCGTCTCTCCCTCCACCAGTCGCCCCGTCACCCTTCCCCTCCTGCCTCACTCGTGGAGCACCGGGAGCCTGTGTGCCCCCCCGCCGCTGTCCTACACGCCTCTTCACCTCCACCCCagcagtgagggaggagccTGCCAGTGGACTGTAGGGATAGGATAG